The genomic interval ACCAGGTTGGTACGGCACTCTTCTTCCCAATAGCGCACGCGCAGCTCGGGGCGGACCTGGGTGGTATCGATCGAGGTACGTCCTCTGCCGGGTGTCGTCATGTCGTGGGTGTCAGTGGTGCGGGGGGCTTCAGACTTGCACGACAGTGTATTTTTAGATTAAATTTTCTACGCTAGCGCTTACCCTTGTGGGCGGTTCGCATTACAGCCTGGCAATAGCCGCCCGCAGATCGTCCACATTCAACACCTCCGACAGCACCTGCGGCGCGCTGCCCGCCTTGTACAGCACGTACACCGGCACGCCGTTGCGGCCCAGTTGGCCTAGGGCGGCGGTGATGGCGGGGTCGCGGCGGGTCCAGTCGGCGCGCAGCAGCTGCACGTTCTTGGCTTCCAGATCGGCCAGTACGGCGGGGTGGGACAGGGTGGTCTTCTTGTTGTACTGGCAGGTGACGCACCAGGCGGCGGTGAAGTCCACCATCACCGGCTGCCCGGTGGCCAGGGTTTGCTCCACACGGCCCGGCTCCCAGGGCTGCCAGCGCTCGGTGGCGGCCACCGCGCCAGAGGCGGGTGCCACATTGATAAGATTTTGGCCTGTAGCGCTTATGACACCAGCGAGAGCAGCTATGGAAAGCGTAGCAATCACCCAGCGCGTGCGCCCGGCCAGGCCCAGCGCCCACAGCACCGCCGCCACGGCCACCAGCAGCAGCAGCAGGCTGCCCGCGCCGTCAATGCCACTTTGCTGGCCCAGCACCCACACCAGCCAGGCCACGGTGGCAAACATCGGAAACGCCATGAGCTGGCGGAAGGTAGCCATCCACGCGCCGGGCCGCGGCAGCAGCCGGGCCAGGCCCGGGCTCAGGCTGGCCAGCAGGTAGGGCAGGGCCATCCCGATGCCCATCACCGCAAAGATCGGCAGCGCCTGTGCCACCGGCAGGCCCACGGCCAACCCCAGCGAGGCCCCCATGAAGGGCGCGGTGCAGGGCGAGGCCACGGCCACGGCCAACACGCCGGACAAAAACGCGTTCAGCGCCGGGTTGCGTGCCTGCAGTGTGGCCACGCGGCTGGGCAGAAACTGGCCAAACTCGAACAGCCCCGCCAGGTTCAGCCCCACCACGGTGAACAGCACCGCCAGCCCGGCTACCACCGCCGGCGACTGCAATTGAAAGCCCCAGCCCAGTTGCTCGCCCGCCGCGCGCAGGCCCAGCATCAGCCCGCCCAGCGCCAGAAACGACAGCACGGCCCCGGCGGTGTAGGCCAGGCCATCCACACGGTGGGCCTGTTTGTCGCCCGCGTGCTGCGCAAAGCCCATCAGCTTGATGGCCAGCACCGGGAACACGCAGGGCATGAGGTTCAGGATCAATCCGCCCAGCAGCGCCCCGAGCAGGGCGGCCGCCCAGGACAGGCTGGGCGCGGCCGGGATTTGCGAGGCCGCACTGTTGGCCCGCAAGGCGGCTTCCAGGGCGGGCGACATGGTGGGCGGGGCGATGGTGCGTGGCCAGGTGCCTTGCACATCGGCCACGGTGCGAAAGCCCGCGCCGTCGGCGGTGGCCAGCACCAGCGGCATCTCGGTGGGGCTCTGGCTGCGCATGGCCGTCAGCGTGGCGGTGGCGGACCAAGTGGCGCCGTCCCAACGCTGCGTGATGTCGGCAGCGGGGGCGGTGATTTCCGGCGTTTCTGGGAACAGCTCCAGCGTCTTGCCGCGCAGCGCGGCGGGCAGGTCGGCCACGGTGATTTTGAGTTCGGGGCCCTCTACCTGCACCTGGCTGCGCGCCTTTAAATCGGTGGGCTGGGCGGCCAGGGCGGCATCGAAGGCGGCGGCGTGCATGCCGGTAGAGCTTTTCACCGGCAGCTTCAGCACGAAGTCGCCTTCTTCGGGAATGCATTCCTTGCGGCACACCAGCCAGACGGCATGCAGCTTTACCTCCAGTTCGCTGGCCAGCAGGCTGGGTTTGAAGTCCGGCGAAATCGTCAGCGGCACCGGCAGCAGCAGCGTGCCCTCAAAGCCGTAGTTGGCCAGGGTGCCGATGCGGATCTTGTGCGGCACCGGCCAGGCGATGTCGCCCGCCGTCACACCGGGCGGCAGTGTCCACACCAGGCTGGTGGCCAGGCCCGAATCGCCGGGGTTCTTCCAGTAGGTGTGCCACTCGGGCTGGTGGGTGATCTGCAAGCCCACCCACACCGGCTGGCCGGGGACCACCCCCTGCGGCGCGTGCGCCAGCAGCTCGGCGCGCACCTGCGGCGTGGTCACGACGGAATTCAAGCTTTTTTGGGCGCTTGCGCTTATGGGAAGGGCGTAGGCAGCTATTAAAAGCAGAGCAGAGAGAAAACGGTGCAACATGGTGGAGCCAGAGTATGCCGGGTGGGAGCAGCTGGCAGGGGGCAAAGTTCCGGGTCAGGCGCTGGTGAACGCCGGTGGCAGCTTCTTCGGCGCAGTGATGCGCAGTTGTTTGTGGATGCTTTCGCGCCCAAACACCACCTCGATATCGGCCACCGCCACGCCAAACAGGGGTGCCAGAAAGCGCACCATGTGGTCTGTCGCCTTGCCGTTCTTGGGCGTGGCTGTCACGCTGACCTTGAGCTGCGTGCCCATGGGCTTGGCGATCGCGTCGCAGCAGGCCGAGGGCTTGCCCAGGATGTTGACGACCAGCACGTCGCCGTCCCAGGCAAAAAAGGAGTCGCCGGTGGCGTTGCGGGGGTGGGGTGGGGGCATGGCGGGATTTTAGGAGTCAAGTGTGGCATCCTGTAGACCATGAACCCACCGGAGGCCCCATGACCACCCTTGCCCACGACCTTGCCACCGAGGTGCTGGAACTCCCCGCCGTGGACCGCGCCCGCATTCTGGAGCTGCTGATTGCCAGCTTTGAACCCCAATCCCCGGCGCAAAAAGCCTGGCTGGATTTGGCAAACCAGCGCCGCGAAGGCGTGCGCAGCGGCGCGGTGGCCATGGTGCCGGGTGATGAGGCGCTGGCCCGCATCAAGGCCCGGATTGCGTGAGTTACTGGATTCACCCCGATGCCGAGGCGGAACTGGGGGACGCGGCGGTGTACTACGCCACCCATGCCAGCCGCTTGGTGGCCTTGGCTTTTTTAGCGGAGTTCGAGCGGGTCTGTGATTTGCTGGTGCAGAACCAGCAACGCGGCCCGCACGGGGAACGGGGTTTGCGTGTCTACCACTTTGACCGTTTCCCCTACACCGTGGTGTACGAGGAAGATGCGCTCAAAGGCCCCCAAATCTTCGCAGTAGCGCACCAGAGCCGCGAGCCGGGGTACTGGGGCGGGCGGCTTTAGCTTTAGGTTTACGCCACGGGCTGCCAATACCCCGGTTTGCGCCGGTGGTGGGCCACGGCCAGGATGGTGATGCTGCGTTCTGCGACTTCGTATACCACGGAGTAGGGATACCGGTGCAGCACGCGCTGCCGATTGCCGTCGCCGTCTGCCGCTTTGCCCAGCGGGTTGTCTGCGATGCGGTCGATGGTTTCAAACACCTGTGTACGAAAGTTATCTGCTGCCAAAGGACTGCGTTCGCTGTACCAGTGGAATGCGTCGCGGATGTCGGCCTCGGCCGCCGGGGCGATGGAGAGGGCGTAGCCCGTGTTCACAAAGCGCTCAACCGCGCGCGCGCCTCGGCCCAGGGCACGGCCTGCACTGCACCCGAGCGCAGGGCCGCTTTGCGCAGGCCGATCTCGACCGCCCAGGCATTGGCCACCGTGGCCTCATCTTCGCCATCCAGGCTGTCCAAGAGAGCCAGCACCAGGGCCGAGCGCTCTTGTGGCACCAGCGCGAGTGCCTCGTCGATTACGTGGTCCAGGTGCGTGTTCATGGTGGCGATTTTAGCGGCGCACCGCTTTTTCACGCCGGGTTCTTCAACCGCAACAGCCCCAGCCCCAGCAGGCCAAAGGCCCCGCCGGTGACGCGGTTGAAAGCCTGGGCCCGGCGTGGGGTGGAGAACCAGCCCTGCAAGCGCGTGGCCAGCAGCGAATAGACCACGTGGGAGGTCAAGGCGCAGGTGGTGAACGCGCTGGTCAGCGCCAGGTATTGCGGCAGCATGGGCGCATCCAGGTGCAGGAACTGTGGAAACAGCGCGGTGAAGAACAGAATGCTTTTGGGGTTGGTCAGCGACACCAGCAGGCCTTGGCGGGCCAGTGCCAGGCGGGATTTGTCGGCCTGCTCCACGACCTGGGCGGTCTTGCGGAACACCGAGCCCGGGTTGGTCCACTGGCGCCAGCCCAGGTACATCAGGTACAGCGCCCCGGCGGTCTTCAGCCCGGCAAACAGCCATGCCGAGGTATGCAGCAAGGTGCCCAGCCCGGCCATGGCAATGCCCGACACCACAAAAACCCCTACTGCGCTGCCGATGGAGCTGCCCAACAGCGTCTTGCGCAGGCCCCAGGCCATCGTGTTGGACATGGCCAGCAGCACGGCTGGGCCGGGGGTGAATGCGGTGACCAGCGAAATGGTGGTGAACAGGAGCCAGGCGGAGGGTGTCATGGGACGTGCACGGTACGGTGGAGGAAGGTAAATCTACCCTATCGGCCTGGCCCCCTGGGCCGACCCCATTGCAAACTGCCGGTAAAGCCAGGGATAAACCCGGTAAAACCGCTTGTGGCGCCCGTGGGGCAGGCCTATAACGGGGGCGGTTGCACCGTTTTGACACCCACGCAACCGATCCCCAGTGTGTGGTTTTTGAAAGGTTTCCATGTCCGATGGCGCTCTCCCCACCTTCCGCTTCCCTGCAAGCACCCACATCGTCCAGGTCCAGCCGCCGCAGCACGGGCCGGTGACCCTGGGGTCGCCCGCGCTGGAGGTGTTTACCGACCTGGCGCAGACCCGCGCCGCCACGGTGCAGCCGCAAACCAGCCTGGGCCAGGCCGAGTTGAAGATGATCTACCAGGGCGTGCGCCTGCTGTTTGTGGTGTCCGACATGCCCTCGGTGGACGGCATCCTCACCGCCGCCGATATCGCGGGCGACCGCCCCATGCGCCTGGTGCACCAGCGCCAGGTCAAGTACCAGGACCTGACCGCCGCCGACGTGATGACTCCGCTGGCCGCCATCGACGCGATCAGCTTTGCCTCGCTGCAGCGCGCCACCGTGGCGCAGGTGGTGGCCACCCTGGTCCAGCGCGGCCGCCCGCACCTGCTGGTGGTTGATTCTGAAACCGCCGACGGTTCCCCGCGCATCCGCGGCCTGGTTTCGCAAACCCAGGTGGAGCGCCAGCTGGGGCACCCGTTGCCGGTGACGGCGATGGCGCAGACGTTTTCCGAGCTGGAGCAGGTGCTGGCGGGGCATTAGGGGCAGAGGCCGTTTTGTGGATCAAATCGGCCTCTGGCGCACTATGTATCGGCGGCAATAGCTATTAAAAATGTAGCGTCTCATTCCTGCCGTGGCCGCATGCTTGGGCCACGGCTGCAACGCTCAGTTGCGCAGGAACGCCAGCAGCGCCTCGTTGAACACTTGCGCGTGCGATACGTTGAACCCGTGCGGAGCTCCGGCTACCGTCACCAGTTGGCTGTGCTGCACGGCCTGGTGGGTGCGCAGGCCCGAGCCTTCGATGGGCACGATCGCATCCGCCGCGCCGTGGACCACCAGCGTGGGCACCGTCACCCGCTGAAGGTCGTTACGGAAATCGGTGGTGCCGAAGGCATCCATGCACGCCAGGGCCGCATGCGGTGCGGACTGGTGGCACAGGGCGATCGCGTCGGCGCGCTGCGCCTCGGTGACCTGCAGCACACCCTCGGCCGAGAAGAAGTCGCGGGTGAAATGCTCGAAAAAGGCGTTGCGGTCCTGCTCCAGCGCGGTTTTGCTCTGCTGTGCCTTCTCGGGCGTGAGCGGGCCGTCGGGGTTGTCGGCGCTCTGCATCAGGTACGGTGGCACGGCGGCGGCAAACACCACGCTGCGCAGCCGCGACTCGCCATGCCGCGTGATGTAGCGCGCCACCTCGCCCCCGCCCATCGAAAAGCCCACCAGTGTCACGTCCTGCAGTCCGCACTGGTCCAGCACGCGCTGCAGATCGTCGGCCAGCGTGTCGTAGCTGTAATCGGACTCCGGCTTATCGGAGCGGCCAAAGCCCCTGCGGTCATAGGCCACCACGCGATAGCCCGCGGCCTGGAGCACCGGTACCTGGGGCTCCCAGGCCTGGGCCGACAGCGGCCAGCCGTGGATCAACACCACTGGCCGGCCACCGCCACCGGTGTCTTCGATGTGCAGGCGCACCGTGGCGGTGGGCACTGCGTCGGCCTGGGCCGTGGCACCGGCGGCTGCGCCACCCAGTGCGCCGACCACGGCACCGATCGATGCCCCCACCACCACACCCACCGGGCCACCTACCCCGATGCCGATGGCGGCACCCATGGCCATACCGGCCACCATGCCACCGCCGACCAGCGTCGACTTGGCTTCGCGCTCCGCATCCTGGGGGTCCAGTGCAATTTGCGCCGCAGGGTCCGAGTCCTGCGACGGAATGCCGTGGCCGGGGAGGGCCTGTGCGGCAAGGTCTTCGTCCACGGGGACGGTAGGGGACGGCGAGGTGGGGGATGGTTGCATGTGTCTCTCCTGGTTGGGTGGACAGTGGAGCGCGCTGCCCTGGCGCGTTGCAGTCCATGGTGGCGGCCGCGCGCTGCCGGGTCTGTACGCCAACGCACACAGCCTGCACCGCGGCCCACCAATTGCATCGATGTCGAGCACCGCCCGTGCGGCGCGGCCTGCGTCCATTAACATCGAAGGTTTCGCACTGACCCAGAGAACACCATGGTTGCCAATATTCTGCAAAAACTCCCCGCTGGCGAACGCGTCGGCATCGCTTTCTCGGGGGGGCTGGACACCAGCGCCGCCGTGCACTGGATGCGTGCCAAGGGGGCCGTGCCCTGTGCCTACACCGCCAACCTGGGCCAGCCCGACGAGTCCGATTACGACGAAATCCCGCGCAAGGCGCTGGCCTACGGTGCCGAAATGGCGCGTCTGGTCGATTGCCGCCCGCAGCTGGTGGCCGAGGGCATTGCCGCCATCCAGGCCGGGGCTTTCCACATCAGCACCGGTGGCGCCACCTACTTCAACACCACGCCGCTGGGCCGGGCCGTGACCGGCACCGCGCTGGTGGTGGCCATGCGCGACGACGGCGTGAACATCTGGGGCGACGGCAGCACCTACAAGGGCAACGACATCGAGCGCTTCTACCGCTACGGCCTGTTGTGCAACCCCGAGCTGCGCATCTACAAGCCCTGGCTGGACCAGCTGTTCATCGACGAACTCGGTGGCCGCAAGGAAATGAGCGAGTACCTGGTGGCCAACGGCTTCGACTACAAGATGAGCGTGGAAAAGGCCTATTCCACCGACTCCAACATCCTGGGCGCGACCCACGAAGCCAAGGACCTGGAGTTCTTGAACGCGGGCATGCACATCGTCAAACCCATCATGGGCGTGCCGTTCTGGCGCGACGACTGCGTGGTCAAGGCCGAATCGGTGACCGTGCGCTTTGAAGAAGGCCAGCCCGTGGCGCTGAACGGCCAGACCTTCCCCGATGCCGTGGCCCTGATGTACGCCGCCAACGAGATCGGTGGCCGCCACGGTCTGGGCATGTGCGACCAGATCGAAAACCGCATCATCGAAGCCAAGAGCCGCGGCATCTACGAAGCCCCCGGCATGGCACTGCTGCACATCGCCTACGAGCGCCTGGTCACCGGCATCCACAACGAAGACACCATCGAACAGTACCGCGCCAATGGCCGCAAGCTGGGCCGCCTGCTGTACCAGGGCCGCTGGTTCGACTCGCAAAGCCTGATGCTGCGCGAAACCGCCCAGCGCTGGATCGCCCGCGCCATCACCGGCGAAGTCACGCTGGAACTGCGCCGCGGCAACGACTATTCGCTGATGGACACGGTCAGCCCCAACCTGACCTACCACCCCGAGCGCCTGACCATGGAAAGCGGAGCCGGTGGCTTCACCCCCGCCGACCGCATCGGCCAGCTCACCATGCGCAACATGGACATCGCCGACACGCGCCAAAAGCTGGCGGTGTACACCCAGGCGGGTTTGCTGGGCACCAGCGCGTCCAGCACCACGCTGATCGCCAACCCCGGCGCTCTGTAACGCCTCGGCGGCTACGGCGTATAAGGCCCGTCCACCAGCCGCTGCGAAATCCACCAGATGTTGCCGTGCGGGTCGCGCAAGCCGCCCTGGCGGTCGCCGTAGGGCATGTCGGCCACGGCCATCTCCAGCGTGGCACCGTGCTGCAGCGCCTGCGCCAGGGCCGCGTCGGCATCGTCCACATACAGGTAGTACGCGGCCGCCATGGCCGGGTAGCCGGGGCTGGCTTCGCTGGCCATCACGGTAGACGTGCCCAGCCGCACCTGCACATTGGCCACCAGGCCGTCGGGGCGCAGGCTGCGGCAGGTTTCCGTGCCACCCAGCCCGGCCACCAGAAAACGCGCAAACGCGTCGGCACCCTCCACGAAGAAGTAGGGTGCGACGGTGTTGAAGCCGGGTGGGATGCGCATGGCGGTTCTCCTAAAACTGCGTCCGCAAAGCGTAAACCAGGCCCACGGCCAGCGCCACCAGGGCCGCACTCACCCAGCGCAGTCGCACGCGGTTGGCCTCTGCCCGCTGCACCAGCTCGGCGTTTTGCGTGGCCAGCGCCTGGATCAGCTCGCTGGACGCGCGCATCTGCGTGTGCAGCTCGGCGCTGCTGGCCTCCAGGGCGAGGATGCGGGCCTGTAGCTCGGCCACCACCACGTCGTGTGTGGGCAGCACCGGGGCCGGTGGCGGCGCGGGCGCAGGTGGCGCTTTTTTGGCCACGCTGTCCCACAGTTTTTTGGCCCCTTGCGCCACCAGCGGCGCGGTCGAGATCACCTCGGTCCACGGTACGGTCTTGAGCAGAGAAAACAAGCCTAAACCCATGGCGGGAGCCTTTCAAAATGGAACATCGAATTGCTATGACTTGCATAGCTGCTTGTGCTGATGGAATGAGCGCCAGGGGCCGATTTTCTTTATAAAACAGCGTCTGGCGGTTGTACTAGCTTACATGGGCGTGGGCATAGCAGATGCAAGCCCTGGCGTAGAGTGGTGTCTATGCAAACACCCCACACCCTTCCCCCCGCACTGGCCGCCTTCGACCTGACCGGGCGCACCGCGCTGGTCACCGGCTCCAGCAGCGGCATTGGTTTCGCGCTGGCCTGCGGTCTGGCATCGGCCGGGGCCCACCTGCTACTCAATGGCCGCGAGGCCACCCGCCTGGCCGAGGCCGCACAGAAGCTGCAGGCGCTGGGCTTTGCCGCCACGACGCTGCCGTTCGACGTGACCGACCCCGCTGCCGCCGTGCAGGCCGTGGACGGCTGGGAGCGTGACCACGGCCCCATCGACATCCTGGTCAACAACGCAGGCATCCAGCGCCGCGCGCCGCTGGAGACCTTCTCCCTGGAACACTGGGCTGAGCTGATGCGGACCAACGTGGACAGCGTGTTTTTTGTGGCCCAGCCCGTCGCCCGCCACATGATTGCCCGCGGGCGCGGCAAGATCATCAACGTCTGCTCGGTGCAGAGCGAGTTGGGCCGCCCCAACATCGCCCCCTACACCGCCACCAAGGGCGCAGTGAAGATGCTCACCAAAGGCATGGCCATCGACTGGGGCCCGCACGGCCTGCAGGTCAACGGCCTGGGCCCCGGCTACTTCAAAACCCCCCTGAACCAGGCCTTGGTAGACGACCCTGCCTTCAGCGCCTGGCTGCTCAACCGCACCCCCTCGCGCCGCTGGGGCGAG from Comamonadaceae bacterium OS-1 carries:
- the dsbD gene encoding thiol:disulfide interchange protein DsbD, which translates into the protein MLHRFLSALLLIAAYALPISASAQKSLNSVVTTPQVRAELLAHAPQGVVPGQPVWVGLQITHQPEWHTYWKNPGDSGLATSLVWTLPPGVTAGDIAWPVPHKIRIGTLANYGFEGTLLLPVPLTISPDFKPSLLASELEVKLHAVWLVCRKECIPEEGDFVLKLPVKSSTGMHAAAFDAALAAQPTDLKARSQVQVEGPELKITVADLPAALRGKTLELFPETPEITAPAADITQRWDGATWSATATLTAMRSQSPTEMPLVLATADGAGFRTVADVQGTWPRTIAPPTMSPALEAALRANSAASQIPAAPSLSWAAALLGALLGGLILNLMPCVFPVLAIKLMGFAQHAGDKQAHRVDGLAYTAGAVLSFLALGGLMLGLRAAGEQLGWGFQLQSPAVVAGLAVLFTVVGLNLAGLFEFGQFLPSRVATLQARNPALNAFLSGVLAVAVASPCTAPFMGASLGLAVGLPVAQALPIFAVMGIGMALPYLLASLSPGLARLLPRPGAWMATFRQLMAFPMFATVAWLVWVLGQQSGIDGAGSLLLLLVAVAAVLWALGLAGRTRWVIATLSIAALAGVISATGQNLINVAPASGAVAATERWQPWEPGRVEQTLATGQPVMVDFTAAWCVTCQYNKKTTLSHPAVLADLEAKNVQLLRADWTRRDPAITAALGQLGRNGVPVYVLYKAGSAPQVLSEVLNVDDLRAAIARL
- the rhtB_4 gene encoding homoserine/homoserine lactone efflux protein is translated as MTPSAWLLFTTISLVTAFTPGPAVLLAMSNTMAWGLRKTLLGSSIGSAVGVFVVSGIAMAGLGTLLHTSAWLFAGLKTAGALYLMYLGWRQWTNPGSVFRKTAQVVEQADKSRLALARQGLLVSLTNPKSILFFTALFPQFLHLDAPMLPQYLALTSAFTTCALTSHVVYSLLATRLQGWFSTPRRAQAFNRVTGGAFGLLGLGLLRLKNPA
- the rutD_2 gene encoding putative aminoacrylate hydrolase RutD — its product is MQPSPTSPSPTVPVDEDLAAQALPGHGIPSQDSDPAAQIALDPQDAEREAKSTLVGGGMVAGMAMGAAIGIGVGGPVGVVVGASIGAVVGALGGAAAGATAQADAVPTATVRLHIEDTGGGGRPVVLIHGWPLSAQAWEPQVPVLQAAGYRVVAYDRRGFGRSDKPESDYSYDTLADDLQRVLDQCGLQDVTLVGFSMGGGEVARYITRHGESRLRSVVFAAAVPPYLMQSADNPDGPLTPEKAQQSKTALEQDRNAFFEHFTRDFFSAEGVLQVTEAQRADAIALCHQSAPHAALACMDAFGTTDFRNDLQRVTVPTLVVHGAADAIVPIEGSGLRTHQAVQHSQLVTVAGAPHGFNVSHAQVFNEALLAFLRN
- the argG gene encoding argininosuccinate synthase; translated protein: MVANILQKLPAGERVGIAFSGGLDTSAAVHWMRAKGAVPCAYTANLGQPDESDYDEIPRKALAYGAEMARLVDCRPQLVAEGIAAIQAGAFHISTGGATYFNTTPLGRAVTGTALVVAMRDDGVNIWGDGSTYKGNDIERFYRYGLLCNPELRIYKPWLDQLFIDELGGRKEMSEYLVANGFDYKMSVEKAYSTDSNILGATHEAKDLEFLNAGMHIVKPIMGVPFWRDDCVVKAESVTVRFEEGQPVALNGQTFPDAVALMYAANEIGGRHGLGMCDQIENRIIEAKSRGIYEAPGMALLHIAYERLVTGIHNEDTIEQYRANGRKLGRLLYQGRWFDSQSLMLRETAQRWIARAITGEVTLELRRGNDYSLMDTVSPNLTYHPERLTMESGAGGFTPADRIGQLTMRNMDIADTRQKLAVYTQAGLLGTSASSTTLIANPGAL
- the gno_3 gene encoding gluconate 5-dehydrogenase, translated to MQTPHTLPPALAAFDLTGRTALVTGSSSGIGFALACGLASAGAHLLLNGREATRLAEAAQKLQALGFAATTLPFDVTDPAAAVQAVDGWERDHGPIDILVNNAGIQRRAPLETFSLEHWAELMRTNVDSVFFVAQPVARHMIARGRGKIINVCSVQSELGRPNIAPYTATKGAVKMLTKGMAIDWGPHGLQVNGLGPGYFKTPLNQALVDDPAFSAWLLNRTPSRRWGEVEDLVGAAIFLASDASRFVNGHILYVDGGVTAAL